From Roseibium alexandrii DFL-11, the proteins below share one genomic window:
- the glmS gene encoding glutamine--fructose-6-phosphate transaminase (isomerizing) translates to MCGIVGILGGVAAAPRLVDSLKRLEYRGYDSAGVATLVGGELQRRRAEGKLRNLEGALEKTPLEGSSGIGHTRWATHGAPTVGNAHPHQAGRVAVVHNGIIENYLDLRDEITAAGAVLDTETDTEVVAHLLNFEIAKGASPKDAVATVLPRLNGAFALAILFAGEDDLLIGARKGSPLAVGHGDGEMFLGSDAIALSPFTDRITYLDEGGWAVLTRTSCEIFDAGNQPVSRPEARSSVTAALMDKGNYKHFMAKEIHEQPEVLGHTLSRYLDYGAQSAKVAGADKIKFKDLSRLVISACGTAYLAGLVSKYWFEKYARLPVDIDIASEFRYRETPMSDKDSALFISQSGETADTLASLRYCKEQGAAIGAVVNVPESTIAREADVVFQTIAGPEIGVASTKAFTCQLTVLAALALQAGRERGVLSAEDEKKLVAELTEVPSLALKALASEQAIEKLSQTLSQATNALYLGRSTSFPLALEGALKLKELSYIHAEGYAAGELKHGPIALIDENIPVFVIAPYDRIFEKTVSNMQEVAARGGRIVLITDQKGAAESGNAAQDTVILPEMSDIVAPIIYALPVQMIAYHTAVFMGTDVDQPRNLAKSVTVE, encoded by the coding sequence ATGTGCGGGATTGTTGGCATTTTGGGCGGGGTTGCAGCGGCGCCGAGGCTTGTGGATTCGCTCAAGAGGCTGGAATACCGCGGTTATGATTCTGCTGGCGTTGCAACGCTCGTCGGCGGTGAACTTCAGCGCCGCCGTGCGGAAGGAAAGCTGCGCAACCTCGAAGGCGCTCTTGAAAAGACACCGCTGGAAGGGTCCAGTGGCATTGGTCATACCCGCTGGGCGACGCACGGCGCCCCGACTGTCGGCAACGCCCATCCGCATCAGGCCGGGCGCGTTGCGGTCGTCCATAACGGCATCATCGAAAACTATCTCGATTTGCGTGATGAAATCACTGCGGCCGGTGCGGTCCTAGACACTGAGACCGACACGGAAGTCGTTGCGCATCTTTTGAATTTCGAGATCGCAAAGGGCGCTTCCCCGAAGGACGCGGTCGCCACAGTCCTTCCCCGTCTCAACGGGGCATTCGCACTCGCCATACTGTTTGCCGGTGAAGACGATCTTCTGATTGGGGCACGCAAGGGATCCCCGCTGGCAGTTGGTCATGGCGACGGTGAAATGTTCCTCGGATCTGATGCAATAGCTTTGTCGCCGTTCACCGACCGTATCACCTATCTGGATGAAGGGGGATGGGCTGTCCTGACCCGGACATCCTGCGAGATTTTTGATGCCGGCAATCAACCGGTGTCACGGCCGGAGGCGCGTTCATCTGTCACCGCTGCGCTGATGGACAAGGGCAATTACAAGCACTTCATGGCCAAGGAAATTCATGAACAGCCGGAAGTGCTCGGTCACACCTTGTCCCGGTATCTGGACTACGGCGCGCAATCTGCAAAGGTGGCCGGCGCTGACAAGATTAAATTCAAGGATCTGTCCCGTTTGGTCATTTCCGCCTGCGGAACAGCATATCTTGCTGGTCTTGTTTCCAAATACTGGTTTGAAAAATACGCAAGGCTTCCGGTCGACATCGATATTGCGAGCGAGTTCCGCTACCGCGAAACGCCGATGAGCGACAAGGACAGTGCGCTGTTCATCTCTCAATCCGGAGAGACAGCCGATACGCTCGCCTCGCTCCGTTATTGCAAGGAGCAGGGGGCTGCCATCGGCGCTGTCGTCAATGTGCCGGAAAGCACGATTGCCCGCGAAGCAGACGTGGTGTTCCAGACGATCGCGGGTCCTGAAATCGGTGTTGCCTCCACGAAGGCGTTCACTTGCCAGCTGACCGTTCTGGCTGCACTTGCCCTGCAGGCCGGTCGGGAACGCGGTGTCTTGTCTGCAGAAGACGAGAAAAAACTCGTGGCGGAGCTCACCGAAGTTCCAAGCCTTGCGCTGAAGGCACTTGCCAGCGAACAGGCGATCGAAAAACTGTCTCAAACGTTGTCCCAGGCAACGAACGCGCTTTATCTCGGCCGGTCTACCAGCTTCCCTCTTGCGCTCGAGGGCGCGCTGAAGCTGAAGGAACTCTCCTATATTCATGCGGAAGGTTACGCCGCCGGTGAACTCAAGCATGGACCCATCGCGTTGATCGACGAGAACATTCCGGTTTTCGTTATCGCGCCCTACGATCGGATTTTTGAGAAGACCGTTTCGAACATGCAGGAAGTCGCCGCACGTGGTGGCCGCATCGTTCTCATTACCGATCAAAAGGGCGCCGCAGAAAGCGGAAACGCTGCGCAGGACACGGTTATCCTGCCGGAAATGTCGGATATCGTTGCACCGATCATCTACGCACTGCCGGTTCAAATGATTGCTTATCATACGGCCGTGTTCATGGGCACTGATGTCGATCAGCCGCGCAATCTCGCCAAGTCGGTGACGGTGGAATAA
- a CDS encoding GNAT family acetyltransferase — translation MPDADKSVIVLFEEQHRQDVIALWKKCGLVRAWNDPDKDIDRCLNVDASRLFVLMKDQTVIGSVMTGYDGHRGAVYYLSVDPAHQGGGYGRKLMQQCEDYLTGLSCPKINLFVRKDNDAVHRFYGEMDYALETSAAFGKRLIPDD, via the coding sequence ATGCCGGATGCGGACAAGTCAGTCATCGTTCTGTTTGAGGAACAGCACCGCCAGGATGTGATCGCGCTTTGGAAAAAATGTGGTCTGGTGCGCGCCTGGAATGATCCGGACAAGGATATTGACCGGTGTCTCAATGTGGACGCCAGCCGCTTGTTTGTGTTGATGAAAGACCAGACAGTCATTGGCTCGGTGATGACCGGTTACGATGGCCATCGTGGCGCGGTTTATTATTTGAGTGTCGATCCGGCGCATCAAGGCGGCGGATATGGACGCAAGCTTATGCAACAGTGCGAAGACTATCTGACTGGCCTTAGCTGCCCTAAGATCAATCTGTTCGTACGTAAAGACAATGACGCCGTGCACAGGTTCTATGGGGAAATGGATTATGCGCTTGAAACGTCGGCAGCCTTCGGAAAACGGCTGATCCCGGACGACTGA
- a CDS encoding YbaN family protein has protein sequence MILGLACVAVGIVGAFLPILPSTIFFILAAACFARSSPRLEKKILDHPVFGPPVISWREHGAIPLNAKLYAIAGMCFGYALFYWGTAPQLWLAAVVAVGMIGCAIYVVSRPSGPTPKDQGADPM, from the coding sequence ATGATACTCGGACTGGCTTGCGTCGCGGTGGGCATCGTTGGGGCATTCTTGCCGATTCTGCCCAGCACGATTTTCTTCATTCTTGCAGCCGCTTGTTTTGCAAGATCCTCCCCCCGGCTTGAAAAAAAGATCCTCGATCATCCCGTCTTCGGACCGCCGGTCATTTCCTGGCGGGAACACGGCGCCATCCCTTTGAATGCCAAGCTCTATGCGATAGCTGGAATGTGCTTCGGGTATGCTCTTTTCTATTGGGGCACTGCACCGCAGCTCTGGCTCGCGGCTGTAGTCGCGGTGGGGATGATCGGATGCGCCATCTATGTTGTGTCCCGTCCGTCTGGCCCCACTCCTAAGGACCAGGGCGCGGATCCTATGTAA
- a CDS encoding DUF502 domain-containing protein, with protein MSKHKHNADDEHLVAHRPNAATRVRNYFLTGLVITGPIGITLWLTWTFIKWVDSWVKPFVPRVYNPETYLPFSIPGFGLIVAVVVLTIVGFLAANFLGRSLISFGERLVDRMPLVRNIYSGLKQIFQTVLDQRGTSFNKAALIEYPRKGLWAIVFISTDTKGEVSSQLKNLADTVSVFLPTTPNPTSGFLLFVPKEDVIELNMSVEDAAKLVISAGLVSPDYPEYVEDLVVDPKQAERLKKVEKV; from the coding sequence ATGAGCAAGCACAAACATAATGCAGATGATGAGCATTTGGTAGCCCACCGCCCCAATGCCGCAACGCGTGTCCGGAACTATTTTCTTACAGGTCTCGTGATTACCGGTCCGATCGGCATCACGTTGTGGCTGACCTGGACATTCATCAAGTGGGTCGACAGCTGGGTCAAACCCTTTGTCCCGCGGGTCTACAATCCTGAGACCTATCTGCCGTTTTCGATACCTGGGTTCGGGTTGATCGTCGCGGTGGTCGTCCTGACGATCGTAGGGTTCCTGGCGGCTAATTTCCTGGGCCGCAGTTTGATCTCTTTCGGCGAACGCCTCGTCGACAGAATGCCACTTGTTCGCAATATTTACAGTGGCTTAAAGCAAATCTTTCAGACAGTACTTGATCAGCGCGGGACGAGTTTCAACAAGGCTGCCTTGATCGAATATCCGCGGAAAGGCCTGTGGGCGATTGTGTTCATCTCCACAGACACCAAGGGCGAAGTCTCCTCGCAGCTGAAGAACTTGGCAGATACCGTGTCTGTATTCCTGCCCACAACGCCAAACCCGACATCCGGTTTCTTGTTGTTCGTTCCCAAAGAAGATGTCATCGAACTGAACATGAGCGTTGAAGACGCGGCCAAGCTGGTCATTTCGGCCGGCCTTGTGAGCCCTGATTATCCCGAATATGTGGAAGATCTGGTGGTAGATCCGAAACAGGCGGAGCGCCTGAAAAAGGTCGAGAAAGTCTAG
- a CDS encoding MmgE/PrpD family protein — MPFVDDLIAFSAQPSADLPAPAVQLAKFSLLDWLVCGSAGVEEPVAQKLRAFGASEGGVQTASTFGGSKMPPRMAALINGTVSHALDYDDTHFSHVGHLSVGIYPAALAAAEDVEASAADMIAAFVVGAEAAIRIGTVLGAAHYNLGFHQTATAGAFGATVAAGRLYGLSSEQMRAAIGLCATRASGLKSQFGTMGKPYNAGIAASNGIECAQLARLGMTSCEDGLMGLQGFAETHNPDTTPEKAIWNDGSQNRLRFEDNKYKLHACCHGLHAMIEGLLLAKNTGVTSDDVAEFVLRTNPRWLKVCDINQPRTGLEVKFSYAWLAGMTLRGDVTGAPDTYTDALALDPGLAAFGETVTVVGDDTLTDLQADGVLKLKNGETRPVSFDLAAPLPMETLEGKLRSKAHACLGQEGDHIWSILDRLDQMNARAIGKLVAG, encoded by the coding sequence ATGCCCTTTGTTGATGACCTGATTGCCTTCTCTGCGCAGCCTTCCGCCGACTTGCCTGCACCTGCTGTCCAATTGGCGAAGTTCTCCCTGCTGGATTGGCTCGTCTGCGGCAGTGCCGGGGTGGAAGAACCGGTGGCGCAAAAACTTCGCGCGTTTGGCGCCAGCGAAGGGGGTGTTCAAACTGCCTCAACATTTGGCGGTTCCAAGATGCCGCCAAGAATGGCCGCTCTCATCAACGGTACTGTCAGCCACGCGCTGGATTACGACGACACCCATTTTTCCCATGTCGGCCACCTGTCGGTTGGCATCTATCCGGCGGCGCTTGCCGCAGCTGAAGATGTAGAGGCGTCCGCTGCAGACATGATTGCGGCCTTTGTGGTTGGTGCGGAGGCCGCGATCCGCATAGGAACGGTTCTTGGAGCTGCGCACTACAATCTCGGTTTCCATCAAACGGCAACCGCAGGCGCCTTTGGCGCGACGGTCGCAGCTGGCCGGCTCTATGGTCTGTCGTCAGAGCAGATGCGGGCGGCGATTGGGCTCTGTGCAACGCGGGCATCCGGGCTGAAGTCGCAATTCGGCACGATGGGCAAGCCTTATAACGCCGGGATCGCTGCCTCCAATGGTATTGAATGTGCCCAGCTTGCCCGGCTTGGCATGACCTCCTGTGAGGATGGACTGATGGGGCTGCAAGGGTTTGCGGAAACGCATAATCCCGACACTACCCCAGAGAAGGCTATTTGGAACGATGGGAGCCAGAACCGTCTGCGCTTTGAAGACAACAAATACAAACTGCATGCCTGTTGTCATGGATTGCATGCCATGATCGAAGGGCTGTTGTTGGCAAAGAACACTGGCGTAACCTCTGACGATGTTGCCGAATTTGTATTGAGAACCAATCCGCGTTGGCTGAAGGTTTGTGACATCAATCAGCCGCGCACAGGGCTTGAGGTCAAGTTCAGCTATGCCTGGCTCGCCGGCATGACCCTAAGGGGCGATGTAACCGGCGCACCGGACACTTACACCGACGCATTGGCGCTGGATCCGGGATTGGCGGCATTTGGGGAGACCGTGACTGTGGTTGGCGATGATACACTAACCGACCTGCAGGCTGATGGCGTTCTGAAGCTCAAAAACGGAGAGACGCGCCCAGTGTCCTTTGATCTTGCAGCGCCACTGCCAATGGAAACCCTGGAAGGCAAACTACGATCCAAAGCGCACGCTTGCCTCGGTCAAGAAGGAGATCACATTTGGTCAATCCTTGACCGGCTGGACCAGATGAATGCGCGGGCAATAGGAAAACTTGTCGCCGGCTAA
- the recG gene encoding ATP-dependent DNA helicase RecG, with protein sequence MRPPVLDPLFAPVSTLPGIGPKIAKLVAGLVGGQPDREATVADLLFHIPHSLIDRRHKPGIAYSENGDIVTLDVTIGRHSAPPRHSKAPYRISAYDETGQITFVFFHSRQDWLQKTFPEGERRIVSGKVEWFNDRPQMVHPDYSVSPEEADQMPPIEPIYPLTAGLASKTLQKAMKAACEKIPHLPEWLNEPYLHQTGWPDFAEALKTLHAPKGRQDVEPQSPFMQRVAYDELLASQLALALVRANMRTLGGIERKPDGKLQAAVINALPFELTDSQKDAIKDINADLAKPTRMLRLLQGDVGAGKTVVALATLAQVIQTGAQGGLMAPTEILARQHYASMAPICEQAGIRMALMTGKDTQKERRLLQEKLDAGEIDLVVGTHALFQGSVTFKDLGMVVVDEQHRFGVHQRLALSSKGRGVDVLVMTATPIPRTLVLTCFGDMDVSKLLGKPAGRKPIKTVSVSLDRLEEIIGRVGAATREGQKVYWVCPLVEESEKIDLAAVEDRHRVLEHALGERVSLVHGRMSAAEKDAAMDDFKSGRTRVLVATTVIEVGVDVPDATIMVIEHAERFGLAQLHQLRGRVGRGDKPSSCVLLYKGPLGETAGARLNIMRETNDGFLIAEEDLRLRGGGEILGTRQSGTPGFRIARADEHADLMEVARDDARLILETDPDLKSKRGAALRCLLYLFGRDAAIQLLRAG encoded by the coding sequence ATGCGCCCCCCGGTCCTTGATCCGCTGTTTGCTCCCGTCTCCACGCTGCCCGGGATCGGTCCGAAGATTGCCAAACTGGTCGCAGGCCTAGTCGGCGGTCAGCCGGACCGAGAGGCGACAGTTGCCGATTTGTTGTTTCACATCCCGCACAGCCTGATTGACCGGCGTCATAAACCGGGAATCGCTTATTCGGAAAACGGCGACATTGTCACGCTGGATGTCACCATCGGACGCCATTCTGCCCCGCCGCGACACTCCAAGGCGCCCTACCGCATTTCCGCCTATGACGAGACAGGTCAGATCACCTTCGTCTTCTTCCATTCCCGTCAGGACTGGCTTCAAAAAACCTTCCCGGAAGGCGAACGGCGGATCGTCTCCGGCAAGGTGGAATGGTTTAATGACCGGCCTCAGATGGTGCATCCGGATTACTCGGTGTCTCCGGAAGAGGCCGACCAGATGCCGCCGATCGAGCCGATCTATCCGTTAACAGCGGGCCTTGCCTCCAAGACGCTGCAGAAGGCCATGAAGGCGGCTTGCGAAAAGATCCCGCATTTGCCGGAGTGGCTGAATGAGCCGTATCTGCACCAGACCGGCTGGCCGGACTTTGCCGAAGCGCTGAAGACCCTTCACGCGCCGAAGGGACGGCAGGATGTCGAGCCGCAATCGCCCTTCATGCAACGGGTTGCCTATGACGAACTCCTGGCCAGTCAGCTCGCGCTTGCGCTGGTGCGGGCCAACATGCGCACGCTTGGCGGGATTGAACGCAAGCCCGATGGAAAACTACAGGCGGCCGTCATCAATGCCCTGCCCTTTGAGCTGACCGACAGCCAGAAAGACGCGATCAAGGACATCAACGCGGACCTCGCCAAACCCACGCGCATGCTCCGTCTTTTGCAGGGCGATGTCGGTGCTGGTAAAACCGTTGTTGCGCTGGCAACCTTGGCCCAGGTTATACAAACAGGGGCCCAGGGCGGCCTGATGGCCCCGACCGAAATCCTGGCCCGCCAGCACTATGCCTCCATGGCGCCGATTTGCGAGCAGGCCGGAATCCGGATGGCGCTGATGACCGGCAAGGACACGCAAAAGGAACGCCGCCTGCTTCAGGAAAAACTGGATGCGGGCGAGATCGACCTGGTTGTCGGCACGCACGCGCTGTTCCAGGGCTCGGTGACGTTCAAGGACCTCGGGATGGTCGTCGTCGACGAGCAGCACCGGTTCGGCGTGCATCAGCGCCTGGCACTATCCTCCAAGGGGCGCGGCGTCGATGTGCTTGTCATGACAGCAACCCCCATCCCGCGCACGCTCGTTCTGACGTGTTTTGGTGACATGGATGTCTCCAAGCTTCTCGGCAAGCCTGCCGGGCGAAAGCCGATCAAGACCGTGTCCGTATCACTGGACCGCCTCGAAGAAATCATCGGCCGTGTTGGCGCTGCGACCCGGGAGGGACAAAAGGTCTATTGGGTGTGCCCACTGGTTGAGGAATCTGAAAAAATAGATCTGGCGGCCGTGGAAGATCGGCACCGGGTGCTGGAACACGCGCTCGGCGAGCGAGTCTCATTGGTGCATGGGCGGATGAGCGCAGCAGAAAAAGACGCGGCGATGGACGATTTCAAATCCGGCCGCACCCGGGTTCTTGTCGCCACTACCGTGATCGAGGTCGGCGTTGATGTTCCAGATGCCACAATCATGGTGATCGAACATGCCGAGCGTTTTGGCCTGGCTCAACTTCACCAGCTGCGCGGCCGGGTCGGTCGCGGCGACAAGCCGTCCTCTTGTGTGTTGCTCTACAAAGGCCCGCTCGGGGAAACAGCCGGTGCGCGTCTCAACATCATGCGCGAGACCAACGATGGCTTCCTGATTGCGGAAGAAGATCTGCGTCTGCGCGGCGGCGGGGAAATTCTCGGCACACGCCAGTCCGGGACACCGGGTTTCCGGATTGCCCGGGCGGATGAACATGCCGATTTGATGGAAGTTGCCCGCGATGATGCGCGGCTCATTCTTGAGACGGATCCGGACCTGAAATCAAAACGTGGCGCGGCCCTGCGCTGCCTGCTTTATCTCTTCGGCCGCGACGCCGCGATCCAACTGCTGCGGGCAGGTTAG
- a CDS encoding FAD assembly factor SdhE: MSDHPSATNDNVTGSRDARRKKILFRCWHRGMKEMDLLLGGFANAKIDELNEDELRELEHLLTAHDQDLYAWMTGRKSLPAEWDGPLYRRIIAYHEAAGPAGFVK; this comes from the coding sequence ATGTCCGATCATCCGAGTGCGACCAATGACAATGTAACCGGTAGCCGGGATGCGCGGCGCAAGAAGATCCTGTTTCGTTGCTGGCACCGGGGCATGAAGGAAATGGATCTGCTGCTTGGCGGGTTTGCGAACGCCAAAATTGATGAACTCAATGAAGACGAGCTGCGTGAGCTGGAACATCTTCTGACCGCGCACGATCAGGATCTTTATGCCTGGATGACGGGCCGCAAGTCGTTGCCTGCAGAATGGGACGGCCCGCTTTACCGCCGGATCATTGCCTATCATGAAGCCGCTGGACCGGCCGGCTTTGTAAAATAA
- the mfd gene encoding transcription-repair coupling factor, translated as MFDSLLKDQANVTLAGVPDGAESYALARLLTEIPAQGLALVFVARDATRMAMISEALGYFDPGAEIIQLPAWDCLPYDRVSPNPAISARRLLALGQLARGIAKGRKVLLVTTLNAAVQRIPERAFMAEQTLSMAPGNQVDMAAISKWLEMNGFSRTPTVRETGEYAVRGGIVDLFAPGEEEPVRLDFFGDTLESIRSFNPETQRTSKQLKRLDLVPMSEVVLSEESISRFRRSYLASFGAASRDDVLYQSISDGRRYAGMEHWLPLFHDKLETLFDFIGDTPVVLDARSADAVRERLDQVAEHYKAREEAREMGSGAGTVPYMPVPPEKLYFTQDEWTAALADRATATLDPFTPPPGSGKTVIELGGRQGRSFAAERTAGDVNIFDALTTHVRELQKSGKRTVIACWSDGSRDRLGQILGDHGLGAIHNVETLEETEKLPAKTSALCVLGIEHGFELSDIAFIGEQDILGDRLVRKSRRKSKGANVITEATGLSESDLVVHVEHGIGRFIGLKTVEAIGAPHDCLELQYAGGDKLYLPVENIELLSRYGSEDQEAQLDKLGGGAWQARKAKLKKRILEIADGLIKTAAERALKTAPVVETPEGVYDEFATKFPYEETDDQLNAIDSVFEDLSSGRPMDRLVCGDVGFGKTEVALRAAFLAAMSGRQVAVVVPTTLLARQHFKTFSERFHGLPINVAHASRLVPTRQLTQTKKGIADGSVDIVVGTHALLGKSIQFRDLGLLIIDEEQHFGVKHKERLKELKSDIHVLTLSATPIPRTLQLALTGVRELSLIATPPVDRLAVRTFVSPFDPLVVREALLREHYRGGQSFYVCPRLSDIAERRDFLEEAVPELKVAVAHGQMPPGELEDVMNAFYEGKYNVLLSTTIVESGLDIPTANTLIVHRADMFGLSQLYQLRGRVGRSKTRAYALFTVPANKTLTPTAERRLKVLQSLETLGAGFQLASHDLDIRGAGNLLGDEQSGHIKEVGFELYQQMLEEAVAKLKDGGADFGEEKWSPQINIGTPVLIPEDYVGDLQLRLQLYRRLGDVTEAQEIDAFGAELIDRFGPMPEEVQHLLKIVYIKGLCRKANVEKVDAGPKGVVVSFRNSEFANPAGLVSYIAEQGVLAKIRPDQKVVLTRDWENTDKRLKGAATILTKLARLAAA; from the coding sequence GTGTTCGACAGCCTGTTGAAGGACCAGGCCAATGTGACATTGGCTGGCGTGCCCGATGGTGCGGAAAGCTATGCGCTTGCGCGCTTGCTGACAGAAATACCGGCCCAAGGGTTGGCGTTGGTTTTTGTTGCCCGAGACGCGACGCGCATGGCCATGATCAGCGAGGCTCTCGGGTACTTTGATCCAGGTGCCGAGATCATTCAGCTGCCGGCATGGGACTGTTTGCCTTATGACCGGGTCTCGCCAAATCCGGCGATCAGTGCCCGGCGTCTTCTGGCCCTTGGTCAGCTCGCGCGCGGTATCGCAAAGGGGCGCAAAGTCCTTCTGGTCACCACACTGAACGCGGCCGTTCAGCGGATTCCGGAACGGGCGTTCATGGCCGAGCAGACCTTGTCCATGGCACCCGGCAATCAGGTCGATATGGCCGCGATCTCCAAATGGCTGGAGATGAACGGATTTTCCCGCACGCCAACCGTGCGCGAAACCGGCGAATACGCAGTGCGCGGCGGTATTGTCGATCTGTTCGCTCCCGGAGAAGAAGAGCCGGTGCGCCTTGATTTCTTTGGTGACACGCTGGAATCGATCCGCTCGTTCAACCCGGAAACCCAGCGGACCTCGAAACAGCTGAAACGCCTCGATCTCGTCCCGATGAGTGAGGTGGTGCTTTCTGAGGAGAGCATCTCTCGGTTCCGCCGTTCCTATCTTGCGAGCTTTGGCGCTGCCAGCCGGGACGATGTGCTTTACCAGTCGATCAGTGACGGCCGCCGTTATGCCGGCATGGAACACTGGTTGCCGTTGTTTCATGACAAGCTGGAAACGCTGTTTGATTTCATTGGCGACACACCGGTCGTGCTGGACGCCCGCAGCGCGGATGCGGTGCGTGAGCGGCTGGACCAGGTTGCCGAACACTACAAGGCCCGTGAAGAAGCCCGCGAGATGGGATCGGGTGCCGGTACTGTGCCTTACATGCCTGTGCCACCAGAAAAATTGTACTTCACACAGGATGAATGGACTGCGGCGCTTGCCGACCGGGCGACGGCGACGCTTGATCCCTTCACACCGCCGCCAGGCAGCGGCAAGACCGTCATCGAACTTGGTGGCCGCCAGGGGCGCAGTTTTGCCGCCGAACGGACTGCCGGTGATGTCAATATTTTTGATGCTCTCACGACCCATGTCCGCGAGCTTCAAAAAAGCGGCAAGCGCACCGTCATCGCCTGCTGGTCGGACGGGTCCCGGGACCGTCTCGGTCAGATCCTTGGCGATCATGGTCTTGGCGCGATTCATAATGTGGAGACGCTGGAGGAAACGGAAAAGCTTCCAGCCAAGACTTCAGCACTGTGTGTTCTGGGCATCGAACATGGATTTGAACTCTCCGATATCGCGTTTATTGGTGAACAGGACATTCTGGGCGACAGGCTTGTGCGCAAATCCCGCCGCAAGTCCAAGGGCGCGAATGTCATCACCGAGGCGACCGGATTGTCGGAAAGCGATCTGGTGGTTCATGTGGAGCACGGCATCGGGCGTTTCATCGGCCTGAAGACCGTTGAGGCCATTGGCGCCCCGCACGACTGCCTGGAACTGCAATATGCCGGCGGCGACAAGCTCTATCTGCCGGTTGAAAACATTGAACTTCTGTCCCGCTACGGATCAGAAGACCAGGAAGCGCAGCTCGACAAGCTCGGCGGTGGTGCCTGGCAGGCCCGCAAGGCCAAGCTCAAGAAACGCATCCTGGAGATCGCCGACGGGTTGATCAAAACAGCGGCGGAGCGGGCGCTCAAGACCGCACCTGTAGTGGAAACACCGGAAGGGGTCTACGACGAGTTCGCCACCAAATTTCCTTACGAGGAAACGGATGATCAGCTGAACGCCATTGATTCTGTCTTCGAGGATCTTTCCTCCGGGCGGCCGATGGACCGGCTGGTGTGCGGCGATGTTGGCTTTGGCAAAACTGAGGTGGCGCTGCGCGCCGCGTTCCTTGCTGCCATGTCCGGCCGCCAGGTCGCCGTTGTCGTCCCGACGACACTGCTTGCCCGGCAGCACTTCAAGACGTTCTCGGAGCGCTTTCACGGGCTCCCAATAAATGTCGCACACGCCTCCCGGCTGGTGCCGACGCGCCAGTTGACCCAGACCAAGAAGGGCATTGCCGACGGTTCGGTCGACATTGTTGTCGGCACCCATGCACTTTTGGGCAAATCCATCCAGTTCCGCGATCTTGGACTGCTGATCATCGATGAGGAACAGCATTTCGGGGTGAAGCACAAGGAGCGGCTGAAAGAACTGAAATCGGATATTCATGTTCTGACACTGTCCGCAACGCCGATCCCGAGAACGCTTCAACTGGCTTTGACGGGGGTGCGGGAATTGTCACTGATCGCAACGCCGCCCGTTGACCGGCTGGCGGTGCGGACTTTCGTGTCTCCGTTCGACCCGCTGGTGGTCCGCGAAGCCTTGCTGCGCGAACACTATCGCGGCGGCCAGAGCTTTTACGTTTGTCCGCGCCTGTCAGACATTGCCGAACGTAGGGACTTCCTGGAAGAGGCTGTCCCGGAACTGAAAGTCGCCGTTGCGCATGGTCAGATGCCGCCGGGCGAGCTCGAAGACGTCATGAACGCCTTCTATGAGGGCAAATATAACGTTCTCTTGTCGACCACGATTGTGGAATCCGGTCTTGATATTCCGACCGCAAACACGTTGATCGTACACCGTGCCGATATGTTCGGGCTTTCCCAGCTTTATCAGCTGCGCGGACGCGTTGGCCGGTCGAAAACACGCGCCTATGCGCTCTTTACGGTTCCGGCCAACAAGACGCTCACGCCCACTGCCGAACGGCGCTTGAAAGTCCTGCAATCCCTGGAAACGCTGGGTGCCGGGTTCCAGTTGGCAAGTCATGATCTGGACATCCGCGGTGCCGGCAATCTTCTGGGCGACGAGCAGTCCGGGCACATCAAGGAGGTCGGGTTCGAGCTCTACCAGCAAATGCTGGAAGAAGCGGTTGCCAAGCTGAAGGACGGCGGCGCTGATTTCGGCGAGGAAAAATGGTCGCCGCAAATCAACATCGGCACGCCCGTCTTGATACCGGAAGATTATGTCGGCGATTTGCAGCTGCGTCTGCAGCTTTACCGGCGTCTCGGTGATGTCACGGAAGCGCAGGAGATTGACGCCTTTGGCGCCGAACTGATCGACCGCTTCGGCCCGATGCCGGAAGAGGTCCAGCATCTTTTGAAGATCGTCTACATCAAGGGACTGTGCCGCAAGGCAAATGTCGAAAAGGTCGATGCCGGTCCGAAGGGTGTCGTTGTGTCTTTCCGCAACAGCGAGTTTGCGAACCCCGCTGGCCTTGTGTCCTACATTGCCGAGCAGGGTGTGCTCGCCAAGATCCGGCCGGATCAGAAAGTGGTTCTGACCCGCGACTGGGAAAACACCGACAAGCGTTTGAAGGGCGCGGCGACGATCCTGACCAAGCTGGCCCGTCTGGCGGCGGCTTGA